The genomic region ACTTGTAGCGGAGAGAAACCATAAGGCAATGAAGGCGTTACCTAAATCAAGTTGAGGAAAATGTCACAATCAACGAGACTAATCCAAGTCGATGAAGGGCTTAGACTAGCAACATGCCTATGTGCTGCACATGCCATAAGGGGTCAAATCAGTCTTAGGGAGACATCACTTAAGGGCCCATCGATAACCAGCATCGAGCCACCATCAATTAGGGGTTTTCAGACACCTTGCATACTTGAAGAGCCAAGCCACACTAGCAAAGTGCACCTAGATGGGTCTTGTAGTATGAGCATTAAAAGCATAAAAAGACTGCACATCTAAGTGTTGCACATGTGTAAAGAGCGTGCATATGTCGCCATATTGAAAACCCATAAGCCAAAAGAGTGCCCGGACACAAACCGCATGATAGTGGGCCGTGCACATCACAACCCCATGATTGGGGTTCTATGCGCAACATAGTCACATATATTTGAAGCGCACACCTACAACATCCCATAAAATGCTCACATGGCCGCTGCACGAGAAAAAAAGGGGCATGAGTCTTATACACACAAGAGTCTTGCATTAGTGGGCTGTGTACATTTAGCCCACAACCTAGGAGGCCACACACACAATGGTCGTGCCCCAACCAGCCTCACACAAGAGTGTTACACACATCAGGACCCCGAGCTTGTGAGCTACGCACCACAGGGTCTTGACTGAGAAACCCACACACCTGAAGACGTTGTATGAGAGAGACACACCTCAGTGGCCAAATTGGTTACAATGTAgtgtttttttgttgttgcttCAAATGTGCAATTGGGAACTCCATCAGTTAAATATCAATAAcgtttatttttcatggtaaCCTTGAAGAGGAAGTCTACATAAAGATTCCTTCAAGCTTTGTCAAACAAGGGGAGCACCAAGTTGCAAACTTGCTTCCTCATCCATGGATCAATAGCATAAACTTGATCTTGATTCAGGACAACTTTGTAATGATCCAGCGCAATATAGGCGTCTCATTAGcaaattattttatctcatGATCATGCGTATAGATATTAATTACACAATGCACATCTTTAGTCAATTTATGCATAAGCCAAGACAACCACACTTTGATGCCACCATATGATTCTTCAATATCTTAAAATGCACCCAGACAAGGCATTTACCTTGACTAATATCATTTCAGTGTCAACTGGTATACATATTCATTGAGACACTTGATCGAGAATAGTTTCAAGCTTTGTTAGGCAAGTTAGGCATTTCCAATATTCATACTCCAACTTGAGGGAGAGTAAAAGAGAATTAACTTAGGATATAGGCCATACATGCAAAAGAGCCATACGCACATGGCCCGCACAGATAgacacacataagacaacttACATGAAGGGGTCCGCTAGGTGCAAAAAAGAGTAGCAGCCAAGTAAGCCATTCTAAGGCATTTACAATACTTTCTATATATAAGTTTTCCTTATTGATTGTTTTACTTGCACAACAAGTATGTCTAATTTTAagacatttatttttatgtcatTTACTTTACTTATAGTCCAAAGAAGTTTAGGATTACAATActttcttatttaatttacttaCGTTTCAAGTAGGTTTAGGATGGACTATCTTTATAAATAGTCCCTTATGTTTCATTATAAAATTGAACAGGGTTTCCctaatttcattttccattgAGTAGGGTTTTCTTGTTTCCATTTCTTTTGAACAGAGTTTccttaattacatttttttaagtaaGGCTTTTCTGACTCCATTTTTTTtagacattttattttttaatatttgaaaatgacatttgtttaaaatttttaagttgcATAGCCTCATTCCAAATAAAGAGCTTATTCCTTTGAAAGTTGCATAGCCTCATTCCAAATAAGGAGctaattcatttttaatgtTACGCAACTTCATTTTGGATGaagagttttcttttttaaaaaaaaagttacacAGCCTCATTCTAGATAAAAAGcttattcattttaaagttACACAGCCTCATTCTGGATGAAGAGCTTACTCATTGTAAAGTTACACAGCCTCATTCCAGATAAGGAGCTTATTCCTTTTTAAAGTTACATTGCCTCATTCCAGATAAAAGGCTTTATCTTtggaaaattatctttttggttaaaatagtgTCTATGTCTTTACACAATTCTTGGTTCTCAAGAAATGTATAAAAAAAGGTAGTTGTAAAAACCCCATTTTGTCCGAGGTGTctatcaaattttgaaaatataaaacattaaaaaatatgaaaatgaagaaaataacaaaaaaagaaaaggagataGACATGAAAAAGGGTAAGATTTGTTTGCACTAATTCTAATTCTAGATAAACTGGAAAATCTAAAAAGGGATTAAGTTAGATTGAATTAAAACTCAAGAAACCAATTcaaaaaggaataaaacaCATTGGTATAAATATACCCAAGCATCAATGCCAAAGGGACATggaaataaaaggaaaaatagctGAAGCATTTGACAAGGGAGAAAAAACAGTTTTTGGTTCTTGGATTCTTGGGTTTCGATTTCTTTAGATCTAGTAGAATCGATTAAATTTCTTAAAGAAACTATTCTGATTAAATGGAGAGATAAGATAAAGAGAAGTAGAAAGAGCATCCTGGTCTCTTAGAGTCCAAAGAGAGCTCCCTTGATAGTGCATGCTTGGTATTTGCTACGTGAATCCATCTATGTAATCTTGGTCTAttaatttggttttctttttgggttttcagCTCAATTAggtgtttttcctttttatatttattttttattttttatgattcagatttttatttttattttttattaggagtttaaatagatttatgaaaattctcCAACGATAAAATATCAAAGACACCAAAAGAGATGGCTTCTTGGCAATTTCTAggtaaaaaaatctttcaaaattatgccataaaagtttgaagattttagaaaattttcaataccAAGGATTTCcacaaatatttatttttgtttttatttttattaagaatttaCATAGATTTACGAAAATTCTCCTATGATTAAATCTCAAGGATACCAAAAGAGATGGCTTTTTGGGAATTTCCAAATGAGAAAATCTTCCAAAATTATACCATAAGagtttgaagattttgaaaaatttttaatactaaGGATTCACataaatattgaaataaaataaaaataaaaaatatagaatTAAATAGATAAATTCTCCAATGATGGAATCTCAAGGATACCAAAAGAGTTGACTTCTTGAGAATTTCTAGGtgaaaaaatctttcaaaattatgccataagagtttgaagattttgacaaaaattttatacaaattaacaaaaaaaaaagaaataaaattgaatattgaattagatttgatttaatatcGTTTAAAAgacatataattaattagataCCAATTAAATTAGCATTGTGAGGTGCTAATACCTTCCTCACACGTAAATGAACTCCCGAACCTAATTTTCGTCATAGACTAGAAACTATTCTTTTTAATGAACCTAAGCCTAACCTAGAaccttattaaaaaaataaattcacttGGGTGAGCTATCgtatttaaacaaaaaaaattaatgacaaCTCCACAGTTGAGTTCCAAAACTTACCTAATAACTCTTTATCTAgataaaagttataaaataaaaataatattaagagattttatttggatagattaaattttaatcttaatCTAATCTAATTTATATCTGAATCTAGatataataatcaaatataagaatttaaatCAGATTACAATCATGTATTTGGCCAAATCTTGatataataatcaaatataagaatttaaatcaaattacacTAATATATTTGGCTTGTTAGGCTGTTTAGTCTATCTGATCTGAAATTTTAAAGCCGTGACATAATTGATATTCATGcacatatttataaaaatttaaaaataataaaatattttattattttctaataGTGTGCTTTCTCAAGGAAAGGCGTCGGTTAATAATGGAGATAAGGACATGGTCGGTGGAAAGAGAACCGTAGGATGCAATGACCTTTCGTTGGTTGAATCaagacaaaaagaagaagaagaccgaTTTTAAGGGTAGATGGCTGCATGCATTtgactcaatgcatgtattcCCATTCAAATGTAGCGATGGcctcttattttttatcattattcaAAGTAATTGAATAAGATTTTGATTGATTTAGAGGAAGTTTTTTAAGTGCACGAGACTGCTCCAAATGAAGGTGATGGTTCCTTTTGAAGGTTGAGTACCCAACCGTATCGAACCTAATgttgaaataataaaaaatggcCTAAACTGTAAACACAGAAGCTTGACTGGCTATTTCTAAAACTTTTAATTCCCAGTAAAACGGGATTATATATGTACATACATTCATTGCCAGAAGTTCTTGTAGAAAGCAGCATATTTGAAATCTTTTACTGGCTTGGAATCTCCTATCAGAGACAGAAACAGAGCCAGCAAAGTCAGAATCACAAAACTTGCATATATGAGCCGGAGATTGGCAGTCCTCGGTGAGAATATTGATAGCAAACATTTTGGTGACTCCTCAATCTTTGGAGAACTTTGTTTCTCGACCGCCAACTCCCTAACAAGACTTCCTGATGCGGCATCACAGAGAATATCTCCTTTAGGCCTCCACAATTTGATTCTCCGGCTTGCTGTACCTTGGAAAGGGGATGCATTGGGTACATTTTCTTGCCTTGGCTGCTGAGTCCTCCTCTCAGTGTCAGATGTGCTGGCAACCATAGACAGGCTGTCAGGTGGCATTGCTGACAACGAAGTTTCATCAAGCTTGATTATATCGTCTTTCAGTATCTCAGCAAAGTAATCCTCTTCATCATCGGAATCCTAGAATTTAAGCAAAAACTTATGAAGAAAATAGACATCGAGTTCAAATGCCTACAACCTATAACATGATACAAGTATAAAAGTAATTCACATGAACAAACCTTTTGGGGTGTAGAAGATTCTGTGGGTGCAACATCATTTGAATGTTTTTCCTCCGATTCAGATGCAGAATCAATCTGCTCTATAGAATGAGAATCATAACTACTAGTAACCTTCTTGGAATAGAATTCAACTGCCTTGTCCCCTTCAGACATGCCAGTCTGGTCTGTACCACCATCTGAGGTAGCACGGTTATCATGCATAGTTGACAACTCCTGTTGATTCCGAGAAGCCTGATTTGTAGTGTTATTCAGACGAAACTCACTATTCTTCCTAAGGCGGCAAACAACTAGGGAATCCTACAAATTCAGAAGCAAAAGATACAAATGTTTGACCCTCTCAAATCTACATGACAAGATAGAATATTATAAACTCCAAACATCTTACCATAAGCTAACAGCAGTCCTTGGAAATGCATATTTCATGATGACTAAATTATTCCCCATAAAAACAGCTCTATTGCAATCATAATAACCCCTGAACTAAGTGAACCAATCAACCTCCAACTATTCCTCAGCGATAACAGCAGAAAAACATAACAGAATTATTCAGTGAACCCTCTAGAGAGCTCTGAAATTTCTTAATGGAATTTTGAGCTCAAATCAATGAACATTGACTTCATGCATCTATCAAGAAGGCTAGACTACAAACTTGACCTGCACTGTGTTTCACCCTAAAACAAGGCCATGGCAAACATAGTCCACAGATTACCTTTCCTGTTATTAGATTATGCCACTAGTCTATTTGCAGATAGTTCCCAATTTGAGACACCAACTCCTCAGATTATGCTGTCTTTccaggaaaaataaaaaagctcCAGTAGAATAGGTTCTATTGCCTCTAAAACAAGTATTAGCTTTAAGAGAATTTTGTCAACGTTGTTAAAGAGtgctatttaaaattttcaatttttggccaaaaacataaaaattatgaattctATAGAAAGTCAGTTTCCACTAGAAACTTTAATATTTGCTAACTGCCAACGACTAACATGAGAAGTTCCTGCTTGTACCTTCTAATAATATACTATTTGGAAACTGAAATCTTTTccgaaaaagaaaaggaaatgtaGCCATTGCAAACTCCACCCCTTCCACAGGGAAACCTTCTAAAAAACACATAGAGATATAGACAACAACagtaacaacaacaacaacaataattcaataacatgTCCGAGGAAATGTAGCCATTGCAaatatattaaagaaaaattcttttatataaaattaatatcttAAATAAAAATGCCTTCTTCTGGAAACAGCAAAATTGAACATGTTAAATAAATATGCCTAGATGAAAACAATTAGAGCATCTAATAATATTATACGACAAATCACCTGGGATTTTCCATTCATGCAGTATTCATGCATGATCCATTCTGTCCTCTCCCCTTTTGGTGCACGACCCATGTGGAACACAAGAGTCCTCTTTGTACCAATAACATTAGAACCTGACTTGACATTACGTTCTTTTCCTGTGGCTTTCCAATAACCCTGCTCAGTTGCCCGCCTACTTTGTGAACCATTTGGGTACTTCCTTCCACGAGCACAAAAGAAGAACCACTCATTATCTGACTTTATGACTGATTTGGCTGGGCAGAGAAAAGCCAAAGGAAATTAGTCACAGTAACCAAGGAAACAAAATCCATGAATAGACAAGAGAATTGCACCAGAATTTAAAGGGTGACTTAGATGCTAGCCGCATAATTGCACAACACAACAGAAAAATAAGTTTCCACATTCCAGACataaatgaattttataagTATCTAAGAAATTTGTTAGTGAAAGTACTCCAACGAGGAGGTTTTGTAAAAGAAACTTCAATGGTACTTCTTCTAGTACCTAAAAGGAGCAAAGATATAAGGTGGTATTACAAACAATGACctaaaaatatgtaattaaGATTCCAATCTCCAGGCAAAGTAGAAATGATCCTACATTTAACAGCTGCTAGGCTTCTTCACATTAACAAATCTCAACATCCACATGCAAATTAAGGTTCTATTCCTCCTGCTAAATCAGTTTCATTTGT from Theobroma cacao cultivar B97-61/B2 chromosome 9, Criollo_cocoa_genome_V2, whole genome shotgun sequence harbors:
- the LOC18590257 gene encoding NAC domain-containing protein 89; this translates as MAGEGVSRETQMSIEASSMFPGFRFSPTDVELISYYLKKKLDGYDKCVEVISEIEICRHEPWDLPAKSVIKSDNEWFFFCARGRKYPNGSQSRRATEQGYWKATGKERNVKSGSNVIGTKRTLVFHMGRAPKGERTEWIMHEYCMNGKSQDSLVVCRLRKNSEFRLNNTTNQASRNQQELSTMHDNRATSDGGTDQTGMSEGDKAVEFYSKKVTSSYDSHSIEQIDSASESEEKHSNDVAPTESSTPQKDSDDEEDYFAEILKDDIIKLDETSLSAMPPDSLSMVASTSDTERRTQQPRQENVPNASPFQGTASRRIKLWRPKGDILCDAASGSLVRELAVEKQSSPKIEESPKCLLSIFSPRTANLRLIYASFVILTLLALFLSLIGDSKPVKDFKYAAFYKNFWQ